CGATCGCGTGCCACGCCCCGCGCCGCCAGATCCTCTAGCAGGCCCCGGCAGATCGTTACTACCGCATCGGCGCCGGCAACCACGCGGTTCTCGAGTTGGCGGGTCAGCCAGTAGCGCGGCGAACCCTCGCGGCCGGTGCCATTGCCCACGGCCGCGTCTTCCCAGAACGCGCGGATTTCATAGACCACCGGAATGCCGAGCCGCCGCCCGGCGCGCACGGCGGCAAGGCCGCACAGCGCCGGAGAATGGGCGTGGAGCACATCCGGCCGCCACGCGCGGGCCACCGCTTCGATCCGGCTGGCCAGAGCGACCACCTCGCGCCACTCGCGCACCCCCACGATGCCTTCGGCTTCCCCCGGCGTGCGATGGAATTCCAGCCCGTCGATCTGTTCGGGCGCGCCGTCGTCCGCCGCCAACGGCCCATCGGGCAAGCGGTGGCGCTGCCCGGTGATCGCGCGCACCTCGATCCCCTGCGCCTGCTGGGCCTTGAGGATCGCGCGCGTGCGGAAGGTATAGCCGCTGTGCAGCGGCAGGCTGTGGTCGAGAACGTGCAGAACGCGGGTCATGCCCCTTTCCTGCCACGCAAGCCTTAACGCGCCGTCAACCCCGTTCCGCTAAGCCCGCGGTCCCGGCAACGATCATCGCGCGGACATGACCCTGACGCCCTCCCCCCTGTCGCACTGCCGTTTGCCGCGCCTGCCCGGAACGTTACGCCGCCAGCGGGGCCGCCGTGCTTAACCTGTTCCTTACCGCCTTCGTGCTGGCTTTCCTGGGCGCCGGGATGCGCCGGCCGTTCCTGCTGGTGCTGGCCTATACCTATATCGACATCGTCGCGCCGCAGAAGGTCACCTGGGGCTTCCTCGCCCATATCCCGATCTCGCTGATAGCGTTCGTCTGCGCGTTCGGCGCCTGGATGGTGGCCGAAAACAAGCAGGGCATCCGCTTCTCGTTCCGCCAGTTCCTGCTCCTGCTGCTGCTGGTCTATTGCGGGCTGACCACCCGCACCGCCGACTTTCCGGTGGAAGCGGCGGAAAAGTGGGGCTGGGTGTGGAAGGCGTTGGTCTTCGCGATGTTCCTGCCGCTCACCCTGCGCACGCGCCTGCGCATCGAGGCTCTGGCACTGGTGATGGTGCTGTCCATCAGCGTGATCGTGATCGGCGGCGGGATCAAGACGCTGTCCTCCGGCGGCGGCTATGGCGAACTGAAGCTGCTGGTGAACGATAACACCGGCCTCTACGAAGGCAGCACGCTGTCGATGGTGGCGGTTGCGATCATGCCGCTGATCTACTGGCTGGCGCGGTACGGCACTATCTTCAAACCGGGAAAGCTAGTCACGCTTTATGCCCTGGGGCTCGGCTTTGCCTGCCTGCTGATCCCGGTGGGCACGCAGACGCGCACCGGCCTGCTGTGCGTGCTGTTGCTGGGCGTGCTCGTGCTGCGCACCACCAAGCGGCGCTTCACCTATCTCGCGGCAGCGGGGGTACTGGCCGTGGTGGCGATGCCATTCCTGCCCAAGAGCTATACCGATCGCATGAGCACGATCGAAAACCATCAATCGGATCAGTCCGCCTCCACCCGCGTGGCGGTGTGGAAATGGACGTGGGAATTCGCCAAGCACAACCCCTTCGGCGGAGGCTTCGAAGCCTATCGCCAGAACGAGGTGAGCTACAAGACCGTCAACACCGACTATGCCGTCAAGAACAACGCCGCGCTCGAAACCAACGATATCGTGGAAAAGGGCCGCGCCTATCATTCGGCCTACTTCGAGATGCTGGGCGAGCAGGGCTATCCCGGACTGGGCCTTTGGCTGACGCTGCACCTTCTGGGGCTGTGGCAGATGGAGCGGGTGCGCGCACGCTGGACCAAGCGGGGTGGCCCGCAGGAGAGCCTGCCCGATGCGCGATGGATCGGGCCGCTGGCCAATGCGCTGCAACAGGGGCAGTTGGTCTATATGGTCGGCGGCAGCTTCGTCGGCATCGCCTTCCAGCCCTTTATGTACATGCTGATCGGGCTGCAGATCGGCCTGCGCGCCTATGCCATGCGGATCGACCCGAGCCGGGAGACGTTCCGTCCGCTTCGGCGGGTTAACGCGCCGTCGCGCGCGGCGACACAGGCCAGTCCGCAGCAGCCCCCGCTGAGCGCGCCCAGATGAGCGAGCCCCATCTCCACAAACCGAGCGAACGCAGACCACGCCATCTCGACTCCCTGACCGGCCTGCGCGGGATAGCGGCGTGGCTGGTGGTCCTCTATCATATCCGCTTGTCGCTGGTGTCCATACTGCCCCA
The Novosphingobium sp. EMRT-2 genome window above contains:
- a CDS encoding putative O-glycosylation ligase, exosortase A system-associated; protein product: MLNLFLTAFVLAFLGAGMRRPFLLVLAYTYIDIVAPQKVTWGFLAHIPISLIAFVCAFGAWMVAENKQGIRFSFRQFLLLLLLVYCGLTTRTADFPVEAAEKWGWVWKALVFAMFLPLTLRTRLRIEALALVMVLSISVIVIGGGIKTLSSGGGYGELKLLVNDNTGLYEGSTLSMVAVAIMPLIYWLARYGTIFKPGKLVTLYALGLGFACLLIPVGTQTRTGLLCVLLLGVLVLRTTKRRFTYLAAAGVLAVVAMPFLPKSYTDRMSTIENHQSDQSASTRVAVWKWTWEFAKHNPFGGGFEAYRQNEVSYKTVNTDYAVKNNAALETNDIVEKGRAYHSAYFEMLGEQGYPGLGLWLTLHLLGLWQMERVRARWTKRGGPQESLPDARWIGPLANALQQGQLVYMVGGSFVGIAFQPFMYMLIGLQIGLRAYAMRIDPSRETFRPLRRVNAPSRAATQASPQQPPLSAPR